A segment of the Streptomyces sp. NBC_01235 genome:
TGACGAGCACGGTGTCGGCGTCGCAGTCCAGAGCGACCGACTTGACCCACTGGAAGTGGCCGGAAGTGTCGCCCTTGACCCAGTACTCCCGGCGGCTGCGCGACCAGTAGGTGCAGCGGCCGGTGGTGAGCGTGCGGTGCAGCGCCTCGTCGTCCATCCAGCCGAGCATGAGCACCTCACCGGTGTCGTACTGCTGGGCGATGGCGGGGACGAGCCCGTCGGCGCTGCGCTTGAGGCGCGCGGCGATCTCGGGGTCCAGGCTGCTGGGCGGAGGCGTGCTGGTCATGGGTGCCATTCTGCCGCGTGCCACTGACAGTGACCGGGTGGTGTCCACTGATTGGAAGGGGGCGGCGCGATGGGGGTCCCCCAGGCCCCCGGCTCTGGGGGAGCGTCGGTGAGGGGTGGTGGCCGGGCGACGGGTGGGCGGACTCACGCCACCGCCGTAGGCTGACTGCATGTCGACTTTCGCCAAGCGTGAACGGCTTCTGCTCGCCGACCTCTTGGAGACCGCGGGTCCCGAGGCGCCGACCCTCTGCGAGGGCTGGCGGACCCGGGACCTCGCCGCGCACGTGGTGGTGCGCGAGCGCCGCCCGGACGCCGCCGGCGGCATCCTGATCAAGCAGCTCGCGTCCCGTCTGGACAAGGTGATGGAGGAGTTCGCGGCCAAGCCGTACGAGGAGCTCATCCAGCTGATCAGGACCGGCCCGCCGCGCTTCTCGCCCTTCCAGCTCAAGCAGATCGACGAGGCGTCGAACACGATCGAGTTCTACGTCCACACCGAGGACGTCCGCCGCGCCCAGCCGGACTGGGCGCCGCGTGAGCTCGACCCGGTCTTCCAGGACGCCCTGTGGTCCCGGCTGGAGCGCACCGCCCGCCTGATGGGCCGCGGCACCCCGACGGGCCTGGTTCTGCGCCGCGCGGACGGCCGTACGGCGGTCGCCAACCGGGGCACGCCGGTGGTGACGGCGACCGGGGAGCCGTCGGAGCTGCTGCTGTTCCTGTACGGCCGGCAGAGCGCCGCCAAGGTGGAGCTCGTGGGCGAGGAGGACGCGATCGCCAAGCTGCACAGCGGCAAGCAGCTCGGGATCTGACAGGCGGGCCCCGGGCTTCGAGACGCGTCTGCACATGGATCTCGGCGGTGGCACGCCGCTGGGCCCCTTGGGGCACGCCCGAAGGGGCCCAGCAGAACCTTTCACGCAGGCGCCGCAGGAGCAGGGGCCGTCCGTGACGGCCGTCCTGGGCGACACGGTGGGCAACCTGGTGCGGCCGGCTCAGCCGTAGGAACGAGGCCGGGAAGGCCAGGAAGGCCACAGAGAGGCCGCAGAGGGAAGGCGGGCGAGGTCAGCGCGGGAGTTCGGCGCGGCGCAGACCGGGGACGCACAGGGCCACGATCCCGCCGAGTCCGCAGACCGCGGCGCTGACGACG
Coding sequences within it:
- the hisI gene encoding phosphoribosyl-AMP cyclohydrolase — translated: MTSTPPPSSLDPEIAARLKRSADGLVPAIAQQYDTGEVLMLGWMDDEALHRTLTTGRCTYWSRSRREYWVKGDTSGHFQWVKSVALDCDADTVLVKVDQVGAACHTGARTCFDADVLIENADSGVPASDQ
- a CDS encoding TIGR03085 family metal-binding protein; the encoded protein is MSTFAKRERLLLADLLETAGPEAPTLCEGWRTRDLAAHVVVRERRPDAAGGILIKQLASRLDKVMEEFAAKPYEELIQLIRTGPPRFSPFQLKQIDEASNTIEFYVHTEDVRRAQPDWAPRELDPVFQDALWSRLERTARLMGRGTPTGLVLRRADGRTAVANRGTPVVTATGEPSELLLFLYGRQSAAKVELVGEEDAIAKLHSGKQLGI